One window of Flavobacterium ammonificans genomic DNA carries:
- a CDS encoding NADP-dependent isocitrate dehydrogenase, with translation MAQKSKIFYTLTDEAPLLATYSFLPIVQAFTGTSDIEIETRDISLAGRILANFSEYLTDSQKTGDALAELGQLATTPEANIIKLPNVSASVPQLKAAIAELQSHGYALPSFPEDPQNEEEKNVKAKYAKILGSAVNPVLREGNSDRRAPKAVKNYAKANPHSMGAWSPTSKTYVASMESGDFYGSEQSVTIAEATDVKIEFVAKDGTTTVLKASTPLKAGEIIDSSVMNVNALKSFVNKTINEAKEQGLLLSVHLKATMMKVSDPIIFGAIVEVYFKDVFEKYAALFAELNIDTRNGLGDVYAKIAGHAKQAEVETAINNAIANGPAIAMVNSEKGITNLHVPSDVIVDASMPAMIRTSGQMWNAAGKQQDTVAIIPDRCYAGVYTATIDFCKQNGAFDPTTMGSVPNVGLMAQKAEEYGSHDKTFQMQADGVVRVVDTNGNVLMEQAVEAKDIFRMCQAKDAPIQDWVKLAVNRARLSSTPAIFWLDENRAHDRELIVKVQKYLKDHDTTGLDIQILSPIAATKATLERIIKGLDTISVTGNVLRDYLTDLFPILEVGTSAKMLSIVPLMNGGGLFETGAGGSAPKHVEQFTEESYLRWDSLGEFLALGASLEHLSQTLNNPKAMVLAETLDVATEKFLANDKSPARKVGQIDNRGSHFYLTMYWAEALAAQDKDAELKATFTPVAKAFIDNEATINLELIGAQGKSQNIGGYYQPNPDLTSKAMRPSATFNAILATIK, from the coding sequence ATGGCACAGAAATCCAAAATTTTTTACACGCTTACAGATGAAGCCCCTTTGTTAGCAACTTATTCTTTTTTACCTATCGTTCAAGCCTTCACTGGCACCTCTGACATTGAAATTGAAACAAGAGATATTTCATTGGCTGGAAGGATTTTAGCTAATTTCTCAGAGTATTTGACAGATAGTCAGAAAACAGGAGATGCATTAGCAGAATTAGGTCAGTTAGCAACAACTCCTGAAGCGAATATTATAAAACTACCTAACGTTTCTGCTTCTGTGCCGCAATTAAAAGCTGCTATTGCTGAACTGCAATCTCATGGATATGCATTACCTAGCTTTCCAGAAGATCCTCAGAATGAGGAAGAAAAAAACGTAAAAGCAAAATACGCTAAAATATTAGGATCAGCTGTAAATCCAGTTTTACGTGAAGGCAACTCAGATCGTAGAGCGCCAAAAGCAGTAAAAAATTACGCCAAAGCCAATCCACATTCTATGGGAGCTTGGTCGCCAACATCAAAAACCTACGTTGCCTCAATGGAATCGGGTGATTTTTACGGAAGTGAACAATCGGTTACCATTGCTGAAGCAACCGATGTAAAAATAGAATTTGTAGCTAAAGACGGAACAACTACCGTTTTAAAAGCTAGTACTCCATTAAAAGCTGGCGAAATTATCGATTCGTCAGTAATGAATGTAAACGCTTTAAAATCTTTTGTAAACAAAACAATAAACGAAGCCAAAGAACAAGGGCTATTACTTTCAGTTCACTTGAAAGCAACTATGATGAAAGTTTCTGACCCAATCATTTTTGGTGCTATTGTTGAAGTGTATTTCAAAGATGTTTTTGAAAAATATGCCGCTTTATTTGCTGAATTAAATATCGATACCAGAAATGGTCTTGGGGATGTTTATGCTAAAATTGCTGGTCATGCGAAACAAGCTGAAGTAGAAACTGCAATCAATAATGCTATTGCAAATGGCCCTGCTATTGCTATGGTAAATTCTGAAAAAGGAATCACAAATCTTCATGTTCCATCGGATGTAATTGTAGATGCTTCAATGCCAGCTATGATTCGTACTTCAGGCCAAATGTGGAACGCAGCAGGCAAACAACAAGATACTGTAGCCATTATTCCAGACCGTTGTTATGCTGGTGTATACACTGCTACAATTGATTTTTGTAAACAAAATGGTGCTTTTGATCCTACAACTATGGGAAGTGTTCCGAACGTAGGTTTAATGGCTCAAAAAGCAGAAGAATATGGTTCTCATGATAAAACATTCCAAATGCAAGCAGATGGGGTGGTTCGTGTTGTAGATACTAATGGAAATGTTTTGATGGAACAAGCTGTTGAAGCGAAAGATATTTTTAGAATGTGTCAAGCAAAAGATGCTCCAATTCAAGACTGGGTTAAACTAGCTGTAAATAGAGCGCGTTTGTCAAGCACACCAGCTATATTCTGGCTAGATGAAAATAGAGCTCACGATAGAGAATTGATTGTAAAAGTTCAAAAATATTTGAAAGACCACGATACAACTGGTTTAGATATTCAAATACTTTCTCCAATCGCAGCTACTAAAGCAACTTTGGAAAGAATCATTAAAGGACTAGATACTATCTCTGTTACTGGAAACGTATTACGTGATTACTTAACTGATTTGTTTCCAATTTTAGAAGTGGGAACTTCAGCTAAAATGTTATCTATTGTTCCTTTGATGAATGGTGGAGGCTTATTTGAAACAGGTGCTGGTGGATCAGCTCCAAAACACGTGGAGCAATTTACTGAAGAAAGTTATTTACGTTGGGATTCACTTGGTGAGTTTTTAGCTTTAGGTGCTTCTTTAGAACATTTGAGCCAAACATTAAACAATCCTAAAGCTATGGTTTTAGCTGAAACATTAGACGTTGCAACTGAAAAATTCTTAGCGAATGATAAATCTCCAGCGCGTAAAGTAGGTCAAATTGACAACCGTGGTTCTCATTTCTACTTAACAATGTATTGGGCAGAAGCATTAGCAGCACAAGATAAAGACGCAGAATTAAAAGCAACTTTTACTCCTGTTGCGAAAGCATTTATTGATAATGAAGCTACTATTAATTTAGAATTAATTGGCGCGCAAGGAAAATCACAAAATATTGGTGGATATTACCAACCAAATCCAGATTTAACATCAAAGGCTATGCGACCAAGCGCTACTTTTAATGCAATTCTAGCCACAATAAAGTAA
- the rplS gene encoding 50S ribosomal protein L19: protein MADLMKFVKDEFVTRKDFPEFGAGDTITVFYEIKEGEKTRTQFFKGVVIQRRGSGNTETFTIRKMSGAIGVERIFPVNLPALQKIEINKKGAVRRARIFYFRELTGKKAKIKDKRRF, encoded by the coding sequence ATGGCAGATTTAATGAAATTCGTTAAAGACGAATTTGTAACAAGAAAAGATTTCCCTGAATTCGGAGCTGGAGACACAATTACTGTTTTCTACGAAATTAAAGAGGGTGAAAAAACAAGAACTCAGTTCTTTAAAGGAGTAGTGATTCAAAGAAGAGGTTCTGGTAACACAGAAACTTTCACTATCCGTAAAATGTCTGGAGCTATTGGAGTAGAGCGTATCTTCCCGGTAAACTTACCAGCTTTACAAAAAATTGAAATCAACAAGAAAGGTGCTGTACGTAGAGCTAGAATTTTCTACTTCAGAGAACTTACTGGTAAAAAAGCGAAAATTAAAGATAAGAGAAGATTCTAA
- the trmD gene encoding tRNA (guanosine(37)-N1)-methyltransferase TrmD, whose amino-acid sequence MRIDIITVLPELLRSPFEASIMKRAIDKGLVEVHFHNLRDYTTNKQKSVDDYPFGGGAGMVMTVQPIDACITHLKSEREYDEIIYMSPDGETLNQKMANTMSMYENIIILCGHYKGVDQRVRDHFITKEISIGDYVLSGGELGALVLSDALIRLIPGVLSDETSALTDSFQDGLLSGPIYTRPADYKGWKVPEVLTSGNFAKIDQWREDKAYEHTKNRRPDLLEE is encoded by the coding sequence ATGCGTATAGATATTATTACTGTTCTTCCTGAATTATTACGAAGCCCTTTTGAAGCCTCTATTATGAAACGAGCTATCGACAAAGGTTTGGTAGAAGTTCACTTCCATAATTTACGTGACTATACAACAAACAAACAAAAAAGTGTTGATGATTATCCTTTTGGCGGTGGCGCTGGAATGGTGATGACCGTACAACCTATTGACGCTTGCATTACGCATTTAAAAAGTGAACGAGAATACGACGAAATCATTTATATGTCGCCAGATGGTGAAACGCTGAATCAAAAAATGGCGAATACCATGTCTATGTATGAAAACATCATCATTCTTTGCGGACATTATAAAGGAGTAGATCAACGAGTGCGTGATCATTTTATTACCAAAGAAATTTCCATTGGCGATTATGTTTTAAGTGGAGGAGAATTAGGCGCATTAGTTTTATCAGATGCTTTAATACGATTAATTCCTGGGGTCTTAAGTGATGAAACCTCTGCCCTTACCGACAGTTTTCAAGACGGATTATTGTCAGGACCTATTTATACTCGTCCAGCAGATTACAAAGGATGGAAAGTGCCTGAAGTATTAACCAGCGGTAACTTTGCTAAGATTGATCAATGGCGAGAAGATAAAGCCTACGAGCATACTAAAAACCGTCGTCCCGATTTATTAGAAGAGTAA
- a CDS encoding peptidylprolyl isomerase, with the protein MENGIYAKFNTAKGSVIVKLTHDLTPGTVGNFVALAEGNLENKVKPQGTKYYDGLTFHRVIPDFMIQGGCPQGTGTGDAGYKFDDEFHPNLKHDRPGVLAMANAGPGTNGSQFYITHVPTSWLDGKHTVFGHVVEGQDVVDAVAQGDVLETLEILRVGAEAEQWNAVEAFRTFEGSRAKRIEAERAAAEAEMEKLAAGFEKTESGLRYQFIQRGSGKKAEDGKTVSVHYSGQLPDGKVFDSSYARKKPIEFPLGRGNVIEGWDEGIALLQVGDKARFVIPSHLGYGSRGAGGVIPPNATLIFDVELMDVK; encoded by the coding sequence ATGGAAAACGGAATATACGCTAAATTCAACACCGCTAAGGGTTCGGTTATAGTAAAATTAACACACGATTTAACACCTGGAACGGTTGGGAACTTTGTGGCTTTGGCTGAAGGAAACTTAGAGAACAAGGTAAAACCACAAGGAACAAAATATTATGACGGATTAACATTTCACCGTGTGATTCCTGATTTTATGATACAAGGAGGTTGTCCTCAAGGAACTGGAACTGGAGATGCGGGATATAAATTTGACGATGAATTTCATCCCAATTTAAAACACGATCGTCCAGGAGTTTTGGCTATGGCTAATGCGGGTCCTGGAACTAATGGTTCTCAATTTTACATCACTCACGTTCCTACATCTTGGTTAGATGGGAAACATACAGTTTTTGGACATGTAGTTGAAGGACAGGATGTTGTAGATGCTGTTGCTCAAGGGGATGTTTTGGAAACTTTAGAAATTTTAAGAGTGGGTGCAGAGGCTGAGCAATGGAATGCGGTAGAAGCGTTTAGAACTTTTGAAGGTTCACGTGCAAAACGTATTGAGGCAGAACGCGCTGCTGCTGAAGCTGAAATGGAGAAATTAGCCGCTGGTTTTGAAAAAACAGAAAGCGGTTTGCGTTACCAATTTATCCAAAGAGGTTCTGGTAAAAAAGCAGAAGATGGTAAGACAGTTTCTGTTCACTATTCGGGTCAATTACCTGACGGAAAAGTTTTTGATAGTTCGTATGCTCGTAAAAAACCAATTGAATTTCCATTAGGAAGAGGTAATGTGATCGAAGGTTGGGATGAAGGAATTGCGTTGTTGCAGGTGGGTGATAAAGCGCGTTTTGTAATTCCGTCGCATCTAGGATATGGTTCTCGTGGTGCTGGAGGGGTTATTCCGCCAAATGCTACTTTAATTTTTGATGTAGAATTAATGGATGTAAAATAA
- a CDS encoding S10 family peptidase, translated as MKKMLFSFALTGSFLFVTAQSPSKKAEVSAATPAEKVENLVSNIKFNPDEKVITQHLTTIKGQKVPYQATTGTMPVWDEDGKTIAGIFYTYYERSDVKDRASRPLVISFNGGPGSASVWMQIAYTGPTLLNIDDEGYPVQPYGIKENPYSILDVADIVFVNPVNTAYSRITNKETPKSTFFGVNADVKYLAEWIKTFVTRSNRWASPKYLIGESYGTTRVSGLALELQNSQWMYLNGVVLVSPTTLGIERGVVSKAALRLPYYAATAWFHKMLPSDLQSKDLTAMLPEVENFTLNELIPALSKGGSLEASQRNAIAAKIARYSGMSEKVILQNNLDVPLDYFWKELLRDQGHTVGRLDSRYKGIDRKDAGDNPDFNSELTSWLHSFTPAINIYLRNNLGYKTDLKYNMFGPVYPWDNSGDKTGENLRQAMAQNPYLHVLVQSGYYDGACDYFNAKYNMWQMDPSGKLKDRMSFEGYRSGHMMYLRKEDLIKGNEDLRIFIQKSLPKPGVPAKY; from the coding sequence ATGAAAAAAATGTTGTTTTCTTTTGCGTTAACAGGTTCTTTCTTATTTGTTACTGCACAATCACCTTCAAAAAAAGCAGAGGTTTCAGCTGCTACTCCAGCTGAAAAAGTAGAAAATTTAGTTTCCAATATAAAATTCAATCCAGACGAAAAAGTAATTACCCAACATCTTACGACTATTAAAGGGCAAAAAGTACCTTATCAAGCCACAACAGGAACTATGCCTGTTTGGGATGAAGATGGAAAAACTATTGCAGGAATTTTTTATACCTATTATGAGCGTTCTGATGTAAAAGATCGCGCTAGTCGTCCTTTGGTAATCTCCTTTAATGGAGGTCCGGGTTCAGCTTCTGTCTGGATGCAAATAGCGTATACTGGTCCCACTTTATTGAATATAGATGACGAAGGATATCCTGTTCAACCTTACGGAATTAAAGAAAACCCGTATTCTATTTTGGATGTAGCAGATATTGTTTTTGTTAATCCGGTAAACACAGCGTATTCAAGAATTACCAATAAAGAAACTCCAAAATCTACTTTCTTTGGTGTGAATGCAGATGTGAAATATTTAGCTGAATGGATCAAAACATTTGTTACGCGTTCTAATCGTTGGGCTTCTCCCAAATATCTTATTGGCGAAAGTTATGGAACTACAAGAGTTTCTGGCTTGGCTTTAGAATTACAAAATAGTCAATGGATGTATTTGAATGGCGTTGTTTTGGTATCCCCAACTACTTTAGGAATAGAGAGAGGTGTGGTTTCTAAAGCCGCTTTGCGTTTGCCTTATTATGCTGCTACAGCTTGGTTTCACAAAATGCTGCCGTCTGATTTGCAATCCAAAGATTTAACAGCTATGTTGCCTGAAGTAGAAAATTTCACATTAAACGAATTGATTCCGGCATTGAGTAAAGGAGGTTCTCTAGAAGCATCTCAAAGAAATGCTATAGCGGCTAAAATAGCCCGTTATTCAGGAATGTCAGAAAAAGTGATTTTGCAAAATAACCTAGATGTTCCTTTGGATTATTTTTGGAAAGAATTGTTGCGAGATCAAGGGCATACTGTAGGCCGTTTGGATTCTCGTTATAAAGGAATTGATCGCAAAGATGCTGGGGATAATCCTGACTTTAATTCAGAGTTGACGTCTTGGTTGCATTCGTTTACGCCAGCAATTAATATTTACTTACGAAATAATTTAGGATACAAAACTGATTTAAAGTACAATATGTTTGGACCAGTTTATCCTTGGGATAATTCAGGAGACAAAACTGGAGAGAATTTGAGACAAGCTATGGCGCAGAATCCTTATTTACACGTTTTAGTTCAATCTGGATATTATGATGGTGCTTGTGATTATTTTAATGCCAAATACAATATGTGGCAAATGGATCCAAGTGGTAAACTGAAAGATAGAATGTCATTTGAAGGATACCGAAGCGGTCATATGATGTACCTTCGTAAAGAAGATTTAATTAAAGGGAATGAAGACTTAAGAATATTTATTCAAAAATCATTACCAAAGCCAGGTGTTCCCGCTAAATACTAG
- a CDS encoding PUR family DNA/RNA-binding protein encodes MRENDMLEKEEIFSKILRAGRRTYFFDVRATKADDYYITITESKKFTEEDGSFHFKKHKIYLYKEDFAAFTEILGDMTSYVLNHKGEEVISERHQKDFKKEYTSENTEDEVTPQVSSFTDIDFDDI; translated from the coding sequence ATGAGAGAAAATGATATGTTAGAAAAAGAGGAAATATTTTCTAAGATTTTAAGAGCCGGAAGAAGAACGTATTTTTTTGATGTAAGAGCTACTAAAGCAGATGATTATTACATCACAATAACCGAAAGTAAGAAGTTTACTGAAGAGGATGGTTCTTTCCACTTTAAAAAGCATAAAATATATTTGTACAAAGAAGATTTTGCAGCCTTTACTGAAATTCTTGGAGATATGACGTCTTACGTTTTAAATCATAAAGGAGAAGAAGTAATTTCAGAAAGACACCAAAAAGACTTTAAGAAAGAATACACATCTGAAAATACAGAAGACGAGGTTACTCCTCAAGTATCAAGCTTTACAGATATAGATTTTGATGATATTTAA
- a CDS encoding ABC transporter ATP-binding protein, with amino-acid sequence MRELSYLNKYFVKYKFSFLLGIVITIVAQIFSLFTPKLISQSLEAIEKFDRLSIQEKSSESVLSHFKSDLVDNILLIIGTTIIAGFLTFLMRQTLIVMSRHIEFDLKNEVFRQYENLSQQFYKQNRTGDLMNRISEDVSKVRMYVGPAVMYTINTFIRFAIVIAYMYNVSPRLTLYTILPLPILSYTIFKLSTEINKRSTVFQQYLSKVSSFSQEIFSGIRVIKAYSLENQHQDNMIALANESKSKSLDLARVQSLFGPLMLALIGISNLVVIYFGGLMYMDGTIKSIGTIAEFILYVNMLTWPVASLGWVSSMVQEAEASQKRLNEFLKIEPEIKNTNPNRSSIEGSIVFNNVSFTYEDTNINAIQNISFTVNKGETLAILGKTGSGKSTILSLISRLYDVNEGEINIDNRPIHTLNLFDLRNSIGIVPQDAFLFSDSIKNNIKFGKEDATDEEIELAAKNAVVHDNIMGFNKKYDTVLGERGITLSGGQKQRVSIARAIIKNPPILLFDDCLSAVDTETEETILNNLYEICKDKTTIIVSHRVSSAKNADQIIIIDEGKIIQQGSHNQLLNEKGYYADLYLKQLSEKELT; translated from the coding sequence ATGAGAGAATTAAGTTATTTAAATAAGTACTTCGTCAAATACAAATTCAGTTTTTTACTAGGAATAGTAATTACCATTGTAGCACAAATCTTTTCTTTGTTCACACCAAAACTGATTAGTCAATCATTAGAAGCCATTGAGAAATTTGATCGCTTATCCATTCAAGAAAAATCCTCTGAATCTGTTCTATCGCATTTCAAAAGCGATTTGGTTGACAATATACTACTTATCATTGGAACCACTATTATTGCCGGATTTTTGACCTTTTTAATGCGACAAACATTAATCGTAATGTCACGTCATATTGAATTTGATCTGAAAAATGAAGTCTTTAGACAATATGAAAACCTTTCCCAACAATTCTACAAACAAAATAGAACCGGTGATTTAATGAACCGAATTAGTGAGGACGTTTCCAAAGTCAGAATGTATGTTGGTCCCGCCGTAATGTACACTATCAACACTTTTATTCGCTTTGCAATTGTTATTGCTTATATGTACAATGTATCGCCAAGATTGACTTTATATACTATTTTACCCTTACCTATTTTATCTTATACAATTTTTAAATTAAGTACTGAAATCAACAAACGTAGTACCGTATTCCAACAATATTTATCGAAAGTCTCTAGTTTTTCTCAAGAAATTTTTTCTGGAATTCGAGTTATCAAAGCCTATTCCTTAGAAAATCAGCATCAAGATAATATGATTGCTTTAGCCAATGAAAGTAAAAGCAAAAGCTTGGACTTGGCACGAGTACAATCTTTGTTTGGGCCGTTAATGTTAGCGTTAATTGGTATTAGTAACCTTGTAGTGATTTATTTTGGCGGACTGATGTACATGGACGGAACCATTAAGAGTATTGGTACCATTGCAGAATTTATCTTATATGTAAATATGTTGACATGGCCGGTGGCTTCTTTAGGTTGGGTTTCTTCTATGGTGCAGGAGGCAGAAGCGTCTCAAAAACGTTTGAATGAATTTTTAAAAATCGAACCTGAAATTAAAAATACAAATCCAAATCGTTCATCTATTGAAGGAAGCATTGTGTTTAATAACGTAAGTTTTACCTATGAAGATACCAATATCAATGCCATTCAAAACATTTCGTTTACTGTAAATAAAGGAGAGACTTTAGCTATTTTAGGAAAGACTGGTTCAGGAAAATCAACTATTTTATCTTTAATTTCCAGATTATATGATGTTAACGAAGGTGAAATTAATATTGACAACAGACCAATTCACACCCTTAACTTATTTGATTTACGAAATAGTATCGGAATTGTTCCACAAGATGCTTTTTTGTTTTCAGACAGTATAAAAAACAACATTAAATTTGGTAAAGAAGATGCCACCGATGAAGAAATTGAGTTAGCAGCTAAAAATGCGGTTGTTCATGACAACATCATGGGATTCAATAAAAAATACGATACGGTTTTAGGCGAAAGAGGAATTACACTATCTGGAGGACAAAAACAACGTGTGTCAATAGCTAGAGCTATTATTAAAAATCCGCCTATCTTACTTTTTGACGATTGTTTATCTGCAGTTGACACCGAAACGGAAGAAACCATTTTAAACAATTTGTACGAAATTTGTAAAGATAAAACTACCATCATCGTCAGTCATCGTGTTTCCTCTGCAAAAAATGCAGACCAAATTATTATTATCGATGAAGGAAAAATCATTCAACAAGGTTCTCATAATCAATTACTAAATGAGAAAGGGTACTATGCCGACTTGTATTTGAAACAATTATCGGAAAAAGAATTAACATAA
- the nusB gene encoding transcription antitermination factor NusB: protein MQTIYAMHQNGSDNLEGQEKFLFYSIDSIQDLYLVMVSSLIELAKKEKVFLHLSSQKHLATSEERNPNTKFINNSIFKLLEDNSSLSIALENRKINNWNIHDDYIQLLLTSLKESKLYDKYMSNPTVSFEEDKQFVIDLFTEIIVPNEKLYEYLEDDKLTWIDDIPVVNTNIVKQLKSLKSAEDDSFRVPKLFKDADDKDFAKDLFRKTVLNEKELAKEFDSKTPNWDMDRIAEMDTIILKMAICELLKFPSIPVKVTLNEYLELAKEYSTPKSSIFINGILDNLVKEFQTNKKMIKAGRGLM from the coding sequence ATGCAAACGATTTATGCTATGCATCAAAACGGTTCGGATAATTTAGAAGGTCAAGAGAAATTTCTATTTTACAGTATCGATTCGATACAAGATTTATACTTAGTTATGGTTTCTTCCTTAATTGAGTTAGCCAAGAAAGAAAAAGTTTTTTTGCATTTATCAAGTCAGAAACATTTAGCTACCTCTGAAGAGCGAAATCCCAATACTAAATTTATCAATAATTCAATTTTCAAATTATTAGAAGATAATAGTTCTTTGAGCATTGCTTTAGAGAATAGAAAAATTAATAATTGGAATATCCATGATGATTATATTCAATTGCTTTTAACATCATTGAAAGAAAGTAAATTGTATGATAAATACATGAGTAATCCAACTGTATCTTTTGAAGAAGACAAACAGTTTGTAATTGATCTTTTTACAGAGATAATTGTTCCAAATGAGAAACTATACGAATATTTGGAAGATGATAAATTAACTTGGATTGACGATATTCCGGTGGTAAACACGAACATTGTTAAACAATTAAAAAGTCTGAAGTCGGCTGAAGATGACAGTTTTAGAGTTCCTAAACTATTTAAAGATGCTGACGACAAAGATTTTGCAAAAGATTTGTTCCGAAAAACTGTTTTGAACGAAAAAGAATTAGCCAAAGAATTTGATTCGAAAACGCCCAATTGGGACATGGATCGTATTGCAGAAATGGATACGATTATTTTAAAAATGGCAATTTGTGAGTTATTGAAATTTCCATCAATTCCTGTTAAAGTAACTCTTAACGAATATTTAGAATTAGCTAAGGAATATTCTACTCCAAAAAGTAGTATTTTTATCAACGGAATTTTAGATAACCTAGTTAAGGAATTTCAAACCAATAAAAAAATGATCAAAGCCGGTAGAGGCTTGATGTAA
- the yajC gene encoding preprotein translocase subunit YajC — protein MEQLSQFAPFLLMFVVIYFFMIRPQQKRAKAEKEFESNLKVGDKIITKSGLHGKIAELAETTVVVETMSGKLKMERSAISMEMSAALNKK, from the coding sequence ATGGAACAATTAAGTCAATTTGCGCCGTTCTTATTAATGTTTGTAGTGATCTATTTCTTTATGATTAGACCGCAACAAAAAAGAGCTAAAGCTGAAAAAGAATTCGAAAGTAACTTGAAAGTAGGCGATAAAATCATTACTAAAAGTGGGCTACACGGTAAAATTGCTGAATTAGCTGAGACTACAGTAGTCGTTGAAACGATGTCAGGTAAATTGAAAATGGAGCGTTCAGCTATTTCAATGGAAATGAGTGCCGCTTTGAACAAAAAATAA
- the pepT gene encoding peptidase T, which translates to MQHIIDRFISYVTIDTESDPNSTTTPSTKKQWDLANKLVEELKTIGLQDVSIDDKAYIMATLPSNVEHEVPTIGFISHFDTSPDFTGANVKPQVIPDYDGGDIVLNADKNIVLSPKYFKDLLQYKGQTLITTDGTTLLGADDKAGITEIVTAMEYLIQHPEIKHGKIRIGFTPDEEIGRGAHHFDVAKFGADWAYTMDGSQVGELEYENFNAAGAKITFKGKSVHPGYAKGKMINSMLIANEFINALPKGETPEETKGYEGFFHVHHVNGSIEESLVELIIRDHNKKKFEKRKALIHKITQKINKKFAKQFGEDIAIAEINDQYYNMKEKVLPVKHIVDIAEKAMKEVGIKPLIKPIRGGTDGSQLSYMGLPCPNIFAGGHNFHGKYEYVPVESIQKAIEVIIKIAELTAVK; encoded by the coding sequence ATGCAACATATAATAGATAGATTCATTAGTTATGTCACAATAGACACCGAATCTGATCCCAATTCAACAACAACCCCAAGTACTAAAAAACAATGGGATTTGGCCAATAAACTAGTCGAGGAATTAAAAACAATTGGACTCCAAGACGTAAGTATTGATGACAAAGCCTATATCATGGCAACACTTCCAAGTAATGTAGAACATGAAGTTCCTACTATTGGATTCATTTCGCATTTTGATACTTCTCCTGATTTTACGGGTGCCAATGTTAAGCCTCAAGTAATTCCAGATTACGATGGTGGTGATATTGTATTGAATGCTGATAAAAACATTGTTTTGTCTCCAAAATACTTTAAAGATTTATTGCAATACAAAGGTCAAACACTAATTACTACAGACGGAACTACATTATTAGGAGCCGATGACAAAGCCGGAATTACCGAAATTGTTACGGCCATGGAATACCTTATACAACATCCAGAAATCAAACACGGCAAGATTCGAATCGGATTCACTCCCGATGAAGAAATTGGACGTGGAGCGCATCATTTTGACGTTGCTAAATTTGGAGCCGATTGGGCGTACACTATGGACGGAAGTCAAGTAGGTGAATTGGAATATGAAAACTTTAATGCAGCTGGCGCCAAAATTACGTTCAAAGGAAAAAGTGTGCATCCAGGCTATGCTAAAGGTAAAATGATAAATTCGATGCTGATTGCTAATGAATTTATCAATGCCTTACCAAAAGGAGAAACTCCAGAGGAAACGAAAGGTTATGAAGGTTTTTTCCATGTACATCATGTCAACGGAAGTATTGAAGAAAGCCTAGTCGAGTTGATTATTCGCGATCATAACAAAAAGAAGTTTGAAAAACGCAAGGCCTTAATTCATAAGATTACTCAAAAAATCAATAAAAAGTTTGCCAAACAATTTGGGGAAGACATTGCTATTGCTGAAATCAATGACCAGTACTACAACATGAAAGAAAAAGTATTACCGGTAAAACACATTGTCGACATAGCCGAAAAAGCAATGAAAGAAGTAGGCATTAAACCTTTGATAAAACCTATTCGCGGTGGTACAGATGGTTCTCAGTTGTCATATATGGGATTGCCTTGCCCTAATATTTTTGCTGGCGGACATAACTTTCATGGAAAATATGAATATGTCCCGGTTGAGAGCATTCAAAAAGCAATTGAAGTAATCATCAAGATTGCAGAATTAACTGCTGTTAAATAG